A section of the Agarivorans litoreus genome encodes:
- a CDS encoding S-(hydroxymethyl)glutathione dehydrogenase/class III alcohol dehydrogenase encodes MDTSNFIKSRAAIAWAPNQPLSIETVDVMPPKKGEVLVKIIATGVCHTDAYTLSGADSEGVFPCILGHEGGGIVEQVGEGVNSVKVGDHVIPLYTPECGECKFCLSGKTNLCQKIRSTQGQGLMPDGTTRFYKDGKPIFHYMGCSTFSEYTVLPEISLAKINPSADLKEVCLLGCGVTTGMGAVTKTAKVQAGDTVAIFGLGGIGLSAVIGAEMAKASRILAIDINESKFELAKQLGATDCINPQTIDKPIQDYIVELTDGGVDFSFECIGNVNVMRSALECCHKGWGESVIIGVAGAGEEISTRPFQLVTGRVWRGSAFGGVKGRSELPEYVDRYMAGEFKLSDFITHTMALDKINEAFDLMHQGKSIRSVIHY; translated from the coding sequence ATGGATACCAGTAACTTTATTAAATCTCGAGCCGCTATTGCTTGGGCACCCAATCAGCCGCTTTCTATCGAAACCGTAGATGTTATGCCACCGAAGAAAGGAGAAGTGCTGGTTAAGATAATTGCTACAGGGGTGTGTCATACCGATGCTTACACCTTATCGGGTGCCGATTCAGAGGGGGTATTCCCTTGTATTCTTGGCCATGAAGGTGGTGGCATCGTTGAGCAAGTGGGTGAGGGAGTTAATTCGGTTAAAGTGGGGGATCATGTGATTCCGCTTTATACCCCAGAATGTGGCGAGTGTAAGTTTTGTCTGTCGGGCAAAACCAATCTTTGCCAAAAAATTCGCTCAACTCAAGGGCAAGGGTTGATGCCAGACGGCACTACCCGCTTTTATAAAGACGGTAAACCCATCTTCCATTACATGGGCTGCTCTACCTTTAGTGAATACACCGTGCTGCCAGAAATATCACTGGCCAAAATAAACCCAAGTGCCGACTTAAAAGAAGTCTGTTTGCTGGGCTGTGGCGTTACCACCGGCATGGGCGCGGTGACAAAAACAGCCAAGGTGCAAGCTGGAGATACGGTGGCAATATTTGGTTTAGGCGGCATTGGCTTGTCAGCAGTGATTGGCGCAGAAATGGCCAAGGCTTCACGTATTCTGGCCATTGATATTAACGAATCTAAGTTCGAGTTAGCCAAACAGCTTGGCGCTACCGACTGCATAAACCCACAAACCATCGATAAACCTATTCAAGATTACATCGTAGAACTTACCGATGGTGGCGTGGATTTTTCATTTGAATGTATCGGTAACGTAAACGTAATGCGCTCAGCCTTAGAGTGTTGCCATAAAGGTTGGGGTGAATCGGTCATTATTGGGGTGGCTGGTGCGGGCGAAGAGATAAGCACTCGACCGTTTCAATTAGTTACCGGCAGGGTTTGGCGCGGCTCGGCATTTGGCGGAGTAAAAGGGCGCAGTGAACTACCAGAATATGTAGATCGTTACATGGCAGGCGAGTTTAAACTTAGTGACTTTATTACCCATACCATGGCATTAGACAAAATTAATGAGGCATTTGATTTAATGCATCAAGGTAAGAGTATTCGCAGCGTAATTCACTATTAA
- a CDS encoding glycoside hydrolase family 5 protein, whose amino-acid sequence MEVIKKSLQGSVILVSGILLAACGGGSSTGAASGAQVELDSAYYSDVYGWNASGGLNQTQLGRGLNLGNYLEAPNEGEWTGGRLLVQEDLQIIADAGFKTVRIPVRWSNHAAESSPYQIDASFMARVKQVVNWSLAENLQVVLNVHHYEEMMNDGESMQENHIRRLVGIWQQISQEFPLSEYGQEQVVFELLNEPNGTIGYDDWNDIIARLTQLIWTTMADQQNDGSEQRTIMIGTANWGHPDGLTQLQLPSSVNADNTIITVHYYEPFHFTHQGADWVSGSNDWIGTPWLGTASDQQPLINLFDRVTAWNEQAGRGFEIFMGEYGVYSLHSDPDHQRAWTAFIAREAEKRNISWAYWEYASGFGAYDPEAGAWRPALIEGLIPTSL is encoded by the coding sequence ATGGAAGTGATTAAAAAAAGTCTTCAAGGTAGTGTCATACTCGTTAGCGGTATTTTGCTTGCAGCCTGTGGCGGTGGCAGTTCAACAGGAGCTGCCAGCGGTGCGCAGGTAGAGCTAGACAGTGCTTATTACAGCGATGTCTATGGTTGGAATGCCAGCGGTGGGCTTAACCAAACCCAACTTGGCCGAGGACTTAACTTAGGAAACTACCTAGAAGCGCCTAATGAAGGAGAGTGGACGGGTGGAAGACTGCTGGTTCAAGAAGATCTACAGATTATTGCTGATGCTGGTTTTAAAACAGTGCGCATCCCAGTGCGTTGGTCAAATCATGCAGCTGAATCTTCTCCATATCAAATAGACGCCAGCTTTATGGCCCGAGTTAAGCAAGTGGTTAATTGGAGCTTGGCTGAAAATCTACAAGTGGTGTTAAACGTGCACCACTACGAAGAAATGATGAACGACGGCGAGAGCATGCAAGAAAATCATATTCGTCGTTTAGTGGGGATCTGGCAACAAATTAGCCAAGAGTTTCCGTTAAGTGAGTATGGCCAAGAGCAAGTAGTATTTGAGCTACTTAATGAGCCAAATGGCACCATTGGCTACGATGATTGGAATGACATCATTGCTCGGCTAACGCAGTTGATTTGGACCACTATGGCCGATCAGCAAAATGATGGCAGTGAGCAGCGTACGATTATGATTGGTACTGCTAATTGGGGACACCCCGATGGCTTAACCCAATTGCAATTACCTAGCAGTGTTAACGCTGATAACACCATTATTACCGTTCACTATTACGAACCGTTCCACTTTACTCATCAAGGTGCCGATTGGGTATCGGGCTCTAACGATTGGATTGGCACACCATGGTTAGGTACTGCCTCAGACCAACAACCTTTGATTAATTTATTTGACAGGGTGACGGCTTGGAATGAACAAGCTGGGCGAGGCTTTGAGATATTCATGGGAGAATATGGCGTGTATTCACTGCATTCTGATCCCGACCATCAACGCGCTTGGACTGCGTTTATTGCCCGCGAAGCAGAAAAGCGCAATATAAGTTGGGCCTACTGGGAGTACGCCTCTGGCTTTGGTGCCTACGATCCAGAAGCTGGCGCGTGGCGACCAGCGTTGATCGAAGGCTTAATCCCAACTTCGCTTTAA
- a CDS encoding AraC family transcriptional regulator: MSKTNYHRKFVPVIRYLVKNYDKNLNLNEVAEMAHLSPYYFHRVFKAVTGETPADFIRRLKLEKAATQLFFHKEAVTKVALDFGFSSSQALAKAFRGYFALSPSEVKNCESMEHYTQLLRDSKIGHLLRNNGHALANGTQYDDSANQTRSEIMKTEHFEEKNLAYIRVTGPYGEGYDVASERLYGWAGPMGLAEGESIFIYHDNPELTPADKCRTDVCLAIPAGVTPPAGIELQTLPAGSYANLRKLVTDKSQYALYWQKLMSQVVDAELTVDNRPCFELYHSYDLKTHHADVSFCTSIKL, translated from the coding sequence ATGAGTAAAACTAATTATCACCGTAAGTTTGTACCGGTGATTCGTTACTTAGTAAAAAACTACGATAAGAACCTTAATTTGAATGAAGTGGCGGAGATGGCGCATTTATCTCCTTACTATTTTCACCGTGTGTTTAAGGCGGTAACGGGAGAGACTCCCGCCGATTTTATTCGCCGCTTAAAACTTGAGAAAGCCGCCACCCAGCTATTTTTTCATAAAGAAGCGGTCACCAAGGTGGCTTTAGATTTTGGCTTTTCTAGCTCGCAAGCCTTAGCTAAGGCTTTTCGTGGTTACTTCGCACTAAGCCCTAGCGAAGTAAAAAATTGTGAAAGCATGGAGCATTACACTCAATTGCTAAGAGACAGCAAGATTGGACACCTGTTACGCAACAATGGACACGCTTTAGCAAACGGCACGCAATATGATGACTCTGCAAATCAAACAAGGAGTGAAATCATGAAAACCGAACATTTTGAAGAAAAGAACTTGGCTTACATTCGGGTAACCGGGCCCTATGGCGAAGGTTACGATGTTGCCAGTGAACGCCTTTATGGCTGGGCGGGACCAATGGGTTTAGCTGAGGGGGAGAGTATTTTTATTTATCACGACAACCCTGAGTTAACCCCAGCCGATAAATGCCGTACCGACGTCTGCTTGGCTATACCTGCAGGGGTTACTCCACCTGCAGGCATCGAGTTGCAAACCTTACCTGCGGGGAGTTATGCCAATTTGCGTAAACTGGTAACGGATAAATCACAATATGCGCTTTACTGGCAGAAGCTGATGAGCCAAGTGGTAGACGCAGAGTTAACGGTTGATAACCGCCCATGTTTTGAGCTTTACCATAGCTACGATTTAAAGACTCACCATGCCGATGTAAGTTTTTGCACCTCTATTAAGTTGTAA
- a CDS encoding DUF5329 family protein, protein MVLFKCGVSLLLFSLCMFSQFALAETASDSNWLQQQQRIEALLQAIEQADLTFVRNGSEHNPQQAGEHLRMKLKRAQNSWFAPDKESWTAEMFIDKLASKSSLSGKPYQIRFANGEQVDSSIWLYQQLARYDQQQGAQ, encoded by the coding sequence ATGGTGCTATTTAAATGCGGTGTTAGTTTACTGTTGTTTAGTTTGTGCATGTTTAGTCAGTTTGCCTTAGCTGAAACAGCAAGCGACTCAAATTGGTTGCAACAGCAGCAACGAATTGAAGCCCTTTTACAAGCCATTGAACAAGCCGATCTCACTTTTGTTCGCAATGGCTCTGAACACAATCCTCAGCAAGCGGGCGAACATTTAAGAATGAAGCTAAAGCGCGCGCAAAACAGTTGGTTTGCGCCAGATAAAGAGAGCTGGACCGCCGAAATGTTCATCGACAAGCTTGCCAGTAAGTCTTCTTTGAGTGGCAAACCTTATCAAATCCGGTTTGCCAATGGCGAACAAGTAGACTCATCCATTTGGCTATATCAACAGCTCGCCCGATATGATCAGCAGCAGGGAGCACAATGA
- the fghA gene encoding S-formylglutathione hydrolase: MKLLASNKVFGGVHQRYSHQSESTQCEMNFAVYMPPQAADDTPVPLLYWLSGLTCSDENFMQKAGAFKVAAELGMAIVAPDTSPRGEGVTDDPEGAYDLGLGAGFYVNASQAPWAKHYQMYSYICEELPALLEQHFPITQQRAIAGHSMGGHGALSIAFKNPQRYSSVSAFSPICQPTNCPWGQKAFAAYLGDDQLRWQEYDSSLLIKRLKPEQHLPLLIDQGSDDNFLAEQLKPETLVDAAKQRDYAINFRMQQGYDHSYFFIASFIEDHLRFHFKYF; the protein is encoded by the coding sequence ATTAAATTACTTGCCAGCAACAAAGTGTTTGGTGGTGTCCATCAGCGTTATTCTCATCAATCAGAATCCACGCAATGTGAAATGAATTTTGCTGTTTATATGCCGCCACAAGCTGCTGACGATACACCAGTACCCTTGTTGTATTGGCTGTCTGGTTTAACCTGTAGCGACGAAAATTTCATGCAAAAAGCCGGAGCTTTTAAAGTGGCTGCCGAGCTAGGTATGGCGATTGTTGCCCCCGATACCAGCCCACGAGGTGAAGGCGTTACTGATGACCCAGAAGGCGCTTATGATTTAGGTTTAGGTGCTGGCTTTTATGTTAATGCCAGCCAAGCGCCTTGGGCTAAACACTATCAAATGTATAGCTATATTTGTGAAGAGTTACCGGCATTGTTAGAACAGCATTTTCCCATTACTCAGCAGCGAGCTATTGCTGGGCACTCGATGGGCGGGCATGGCGCTTTGTCTATAGCCTTTAAAAATCCCCAGCGTTATTCGTCGGTTTCGGCATTTAGCCCAATCTGTCAGCCTACAAATTGTCCTTGGGGACAAAAGGCTTTTGCGGCTTATTTAGGTGATGACCAACTTCGTTGGCAGGAGTACGACAGTAGTTTGTTAATAAAACGATTAAAACCCGAGCAGCACTTGCCACTGTTGATTGACCAAGGCAGCGATGACAATTTTCTTGCCGAGCAGCTCAAGCCCGAAACCCTTGTTGATGCCGCTAAGCAACGTGATTACGCAATAAACTTTAGAATGCAGCAAGGCTACGACCATAGCTATTTCTTCATTGCTAGCTTTATTGAAGATCATCTGCGCTTCCACTTTAAGTACTTTTAG